In one Rhodococcus sp. B50 genomic region, the following are encoded:
- a CDS encoding TauD/TfdA dioxygenase family protein: MTITELDRDTTTAESVYAAGGIAVTRLGERIGARIDGVRLSGSLSPETVEAIRYALAVHKAIVFRGQHHLDDEEQWAFAGLLGTQTQSHPTVHSKGKRLLPIEGAANSWHTDVSFVDRIPKASILRAVTLPPYGGATTWASTTAAYEQLPDALKALVDNLWALHTNLYDYAEKLDAGSSDPALTAERRLYQDEFRRNTYETIHPVVRVHPETGERTLLLGHFVKEFVGLKSSETAALFQLLQSRITKLENTFRWAWEDGDVAIWDNRATQHYGIADFGDHARRLQRITLAGDIPVGVDGTRSRVVQGDASEYSVVEQPSRLPGFDER; this comes from the coding sequence ATGACCATCACCGAACTCGATCGCGATACGACCACCGCCGAATCCGTCTATGCCGCCGGAGGGATCGCGGTCACCAGGCTGGGGGAGCGCATCGGTGCTCGCATCGACGGGGTGCGCTTGTCCGGGTCGTTGTCGCCCGAGACTGTCGAGGCGATCCGCTATGCGCTCGCCGTGCACAAAGCGATCGTCTTCCGCGGCCAGCATCATCTCGACGACGAGGAGCAGTGGGCCTTCGCGGGTCTGCTCGGCACGCAGACCCAGTCGCACCCCACCGTCCACTCGAAAGGCAAGCGGCTGTTGCCCATCGAGGGTGCCGCCAACAGCTGGCACACCGATGTCAGCTTCGTCGACCGCATTCCGAAGGCGTCGATCCTGCGTGCGGTGACGCTGCCGCCGTACGGCGGTGCGACGACGTGGGCGTCCACGACCGCCGCCTACGAGCAGTTGCCGGACGCGTTGAAGGCGCTCGTCGACAACCTGTGGGCCCTGCACACCAACCTCTACGACTATGCCGAGAAGCTCGACGCGGGCAGCTCGGATCCGGCCCTGACCGCAGAACGTCGGCTCTACCAGGACGAGTTTCGCCGCAACACCTACGAGACGATCCACCCGGTCGTGCGGGTCCATCCGGAGACGGGTGAGCGCACCCTGCTGCTCGGTCACTTCGTGAAGGAATTCGTCGGCCTCAAGTCGTCGGAGACTGCGGCGCTGTTCCAGCTCCTTCAGAGCCGGATCACGAAGCTGGAGAACACCTTCCGATGGGCGTGGGAGGACGGCGACGTCGCGATCTGGGACAACCGCGCCACGCAGCACTACGGCATCGCCGATTTCGGCGACCACGCCCGCCGGTTGCAGCGCATCACCCTCGCCGGCGACATCCCCGTCGGCGTCGACGGAACGCGCAGCCGGGTCGTCCAGGGCGACGCGAGCGAGTACTCCGTGGTGG